The window GGCGAAGAACAAGAATAACTTTATGGTCACGAATAGGGAAGTCGGTAACCTCTACGGCATCCATAAAGCCTTTAGACTCAAAATGAAGGTCATCGGAAAGTTCTTTCTCCATCTTCTCGTCAAGATGGATACGTAATAATGAAGGACTAGGTTCTATTTTAACTACAGAGAAGTATTCCAATACATCCTTAGGGAGAACCAACGATGCTAAATGATATAGATAAGTATCTTCCATAATGCAAAGGAAAGAAAAAGATATCAAATAAAGAAATTTCCCCACCTTTTTCCTACTGAGCCGTAAAAAGTAAGTGTGGTCTTGTCTGGACTTAGTTGTGCATAAGGTTGTGCTACCTTCTTAAAATATCCCGTTTCAGGGTTTGCCATAGCTGCATCAGTGTTGTCGGCATTGTAAGCCACCACACCTTTAAGTTTGGTACAGCCAGTAAACATACTTGGGGAATACTCACATTCCCATGCCCTTGCAGAGAATATGGTAGTAAGTTTCTGACAATCCTTGAACATATATGCCATATTCTCTACTTTCTTCGTATTAAAGTGATTGAGATTGAGTGTTTCAAGGGACTTACACTCTCTGAACATATTGCACATATCCTTCACCTTCACAGTATTGAAACTTTTGAATTCAATACTTTTCAGCGCAGTGCATCCATAGAATAAGTTTCGCATATCATCAACATTATTAGTCTCAAAGCTTTCAAGATTAAGGGTTTCAAGCGCACTACATCCTTCAAACATAGAAGTCATATACAGAACATTCTCTGTATCAAAACTTTCAAGATTAAGGGTTTCAAGCGCACTACATCCTTTAAACATAGAACTCATACTCTGAACATTTCTTGTATCAAAGCTTTTAAGGTCAAGTGTCTTTAGAGTACTGCATGTCTTGAACAGTCCTCCCATATCCTCCACATTTTTAGTATCAAAACTCTTGAGGTCAAGTGTCTCAAGAGAACTGCAATTTTCGAACATTGAACCCATAAGCTTCACACTTTCGGTGTTGAAACTCGTGACATTGAGCGTCTTTAAAGTACTACAATCTTGAAACATCGCTCTCATATCTACTACTTTAGTTGTGTTGAAGGTCTTGAGGTCAAGTGTCTCAAGTGCGCTACACTTCTCAAACATAGACATCATATCTGTCACATCAGAGGTGTTGAGATTATCCCATCCTTCAATAGTAGTCAATGCCTGATAGAAGTAAAACCAATAAGCAGTGGTGGTTGGACGGTAATTTTTGAAAGAAGCATCAAACACAACCTTTGTGGTCTTAGTGTTAGGGGAACTGTGTTCGCCAGCCCAAAGAGGAATTGAATTAAATTGGGCATCTTTGTCATTGACCCCCCACGTGGCACCTGCTCTACTACTACGCTGGCTGTCATAGTAGAAAGTAAGTGTCGACTTGTCAGGACTTTGCTGTACATAGGCTTGTATTGTCTGTCCCTGCACTCTTTGAGGAAATGCAAAAAAAGCACCCAGCATAGCGATGATAATCACGCAAAAACGCTGTAAGGTTAATCTACTTGTTTTCATAATCATTGTTGTTAATTGATTTTTTGATTAAACATTAAATGTAAGATAATTCTATTGTCAAGGTAGGTAGTTATTTTTGTTCAGAAAAAGTATACCTGTCTCATCATTTGCAGAACATTAAATTAACATTCTTGTGCAAAAATAATGTTTTTTATGATTGCGTCCAAGTATAGAGTGAAAAATATATAAAATAATACTTGGAAACGTAAAATAACGATATATCAAACAAAGTCGCTATATTTGTAGTTCGGCACTTCAAAACAAACTTTCCTGTCACTGCTGTCATCAGTTGTGGTAGTTTAACTTGTTGATTTACAATGAACTCTACGCAAATGTTAAAATGACAGCAAATGAAAATAAAAGTAAGCTGAGCTAAATGCAATATAACGGAGATGGCGATGGACAAAGAGATACAGAGATGAAACATAAGTTTACTGATAAGTTTTGGCATAAATGCTTTGAGTTTGAAATCTCTAATCAAACTCGTAAATATTTTCCGTTACTTCATGCCGCGACGGTATCTCTGTGTCTTCTATTACTTTGTTTTTAATAATCCTCTATGTTCTCTGCTTCTCTGTTTGACATTTATTGAAATGCTAAACTTAAGAGCAAGTCTTATTATTCTAAATTACTGAAGACTCTTACTTATTAATTCCAATTTGGTTATTAGGTTACAATATGTTTAGGCTTTAATGACAGATTTGGGTTAAATTGATTTCTCTTTTTATTTTATAATGTTATTTCTTACTTTATATTTTTCTATAAAGTAGTGCTTTTTATGTGGGTTTTTGTTTGTTGTTATATGTCTGATATATAGGTTGTTATGATTTGTGTTGGGGTTTGGGGGGTTATAGGAAGGCTTATATTGATTTATATTATATCAGTGGAAAGTTTGTACTCACCTTTTGTGTCGTATTTTCTTTGTAATATTGTACTCGGAAAGGAAATGGAGAAGCCTAAATCATTATTGGTGAGTAAGAGGGATTCGATTTATATTATAAGATAAAATCTGATTTTAATAACCTTTTAATATATAAGTTTATGGGATTAAAAACATTTACAAAATCTATTTTATGTTGCGCTTTATTCGTTGTTGGCGCGTTGTCTGCAAAAGCTGCTGATTGCTTAGTAATTGTCGGTGAGGCTACGTGGGGTGGTTGGAATCTTGGTCAATCTACCGTTATGCAGAAGTCTGATGAGAATGCTGATGTCTTCAAGGCAACTGTTCATCTGGATGCAAATAAGGAGTTTAAGTTCTTGACTGAGCTTGATTGGGGTAAGTTGGAGTATCGTGCTGGAGTAAGTTCCGTGACATTACAGTCGGGTGTTGAGGCTCCATTGGTTAGTAGCGATGAGAATGCTGATGATAATAAGTTTAGTGTTTCTGAGTCTGCTAACTACGAGATTGTTTGTAACTTGGCTGAGAAGACAGTGGTTCTTACTAAGGCTACCTATCAGACAACAGATTTGAAGCACACAGCTTTATGGATGATTGGTAGTGCTACAAAGGGCGGTTGGAGTATCGGTGAAGGTACGATTATGAAGGCAGATGCAACTAATCCTGCTAAGTTCTCAGCACGAACAGAGTTGAAGGCTGGTGAGTTGAAGTTTGGTACGAATGTTTATGCTGGCTTCGATCAGATGTTCTATTTGCGCGACTTGTCAGACGAGGGTAAGATTGTCTTTGGTGGCGATGATAACAAATGGAACATCACAGAGGAGGCTACATACGATGTTACCGTTGATGTTGCTGCGATGACAGTGTCATTTACTAAGGTTGATCCAACAGCGATTAGCACTGTAGAGACAGCAAATAATACACCTGCAGTTTACTACACATTGAGCGGTGTGAAGGTTGAGAAGCCTGTTGCTGGTGTTTATGTGAAGTGTCAGGGTGGCAAGTCTGTGAAGGTTGTAGTGAAATAAAACCTTGTTTCTTACAATAGTTGGGGTGAGAGAATAAGTCCTTTTGTATAATAAAACTTCTTACATTCGGTTATAAATAAAGCCATATCGACATCTCCCTACGGAGATGAAGATATGGCATTTTTGATTTGTAGAAAAGGTTTGTTATATTTTATGCGTACGGTAAATTAGGTAATCACCGTCCGCTTGGATTGTAAATTCATTCGATAAGGCTTCGTTTAGCGTTCCCTGCCATAGTTCGCTGAATGGATAGATATCCCATTTTAGTCCGTTACTACTTAGCTCCTTGCAGGTAGCATTGAAGATACTGACTTGCTGTCCGGGGAAAGAATCAAAACGAGTTGTACCTGATGCTGCGACAAAATAACCATAATCGGTAATCATCACTGGGTCGATAGCCAACTGACGATAGTAATAGAGCATGAGAGAGATGTTGCCCAAAGTATGATCTTCACGCTTGCCAGTTGCTCCGAGGTAACAGAAGCGAGGACGAGTATGGGTAGATGCATCCATCTTTAGATGTGAACGAGCAAAGAGAGTAGCCTTGGTCAGGTCGTTAAACTCCTGCTCCGAAATCGGATGATAGATGTGTGCATAGCGTTGTTTCAACTCTTCAGAGAGTGAGTCGCCATCGCCCACCACTGCTGTTGGCTCTATATCATATTCCAATAAATCCTTCAAAGCACCATCACAAACAATCAGATTCTCTGCAGTACGTAGGATGTGAAGGGGTAGGGCGTGGGTAGGGAAGTCACCCGCAGCAAGGATGACGGAACTAAAGCCTCCCCCAACCCCTCCGAAAGGAGGGGAGTGCTTAACGGAGTGTTCGTTGGGAATGTGTTGGTGTTGTCCGTTCTTATTTTTCTTTTTGTTATTGATAATCATTTGCGTTGCTGTTCTATATTGTTATTAGCCCTCCTTCGAGATGCGTTGTATATCTTTATTTATTGCAGTAACTCATCCTTCAGCCTATGAAGGTAGTTTTGGATAACTTTGAAGGAACCTTTCTTCCGTTAGGCATTCCCCTCTTTTGGAGTGCTTAGGGGAGGTCTTCCCTATTTGCACTCCCCTCCTTTCGGAGGGGTTGGGGGAGGCTTCTTCTCCACTTAAAGTACCCTGCCACTGCAATAACGGCATAGAAAGCATAGAGGCCTGCGGTGAAAGGAATCTCTTTATATACATAAAGTCCTGCTAATTCGATGTCGACAACAATCCATATCCACCACTGTTCGATGTATTTCTTTGCTAAAGCCCACAGACCGATGAAGCTGAGTGCATTGCCGAAGCTATCTAATACAGGTACGGTAGAGTTTGTGAACTTGATGAGGATGAGATAGAGAGCACCCCAGAGGACGAGGAAGACAAGCAGTGAGGGGAGTATCAACCGACGAGGATAGCGTGTGATAGGAATCTCCTCCGCCCCTTTCTTCCTTCCGAACTTCCAATACAAGAACCCATAGATGGCAGCTAATGTATAATATATCTGCATTCCAAAGTCCGCATACAGTCCTGCCTCGTAATAGACAAACATATAGATGACAGGCATAATAATCCCCGTCAACCAAAGCCATATACTCGCTTTGTATTCTTGATAGATGTAAATTAGGCCGACGATGCAGCCCAGCATGTCTAATGTCATAATGAATATGAAAGAAAAGCGACTAATAACAAACCAACCACCAACAAACCATCATCCACCACCAACCGGCCCCTCCCCCTTCCCCTCCCCCAAAGGGAGGGGCGTGAAATGTACCGTATGCTTGTAGATTGCTTGTAAAAAAGAGTCAACACTCAAGCAGGACAACTTGTTTACATGTAAACATGTCTACTTATAGACTCATGTTAATTACAAGGGGTATCTCGCTATCTACGCCCCTCCCTTCGGGGGAGGGGAAGGGGGAGGGGCCAGTTGTTAGGTCTTGTTCTATTTAAAACTTCACCGCAACACTTCCCATCACATTAAAGCCTGCCATTGGGATAAAACCAATCTGCGTATAACGGTTCTCGTTAGGATGACCGTTGTTGTCGAGGATTGAGCTGTACACCCATCCGCTGGCTGCATAATGGCGATTGAAGATATTGTTGAGGTTCACACCGAAGACAGCTTCCTTCAAACCAGCAATGTGCTTGGTAGGACGAAGTGTGTAGCTGAGGTTGATATTCGTCTGTGAATAGCATGGCAACGAACGTGTCATGTTCTCTGTATTGTCGAGATACTGACGACTGACGAAGTTTGTATGCCATACTGCCTCAAAGCCTTTATAATGGAGATTGAGCATACCATTGAGGATAGCTGATGGTGAGAACGCCAAAGTAGAGTGGTTGTAATGAATCTTACGGAACGAAGACTCCCAATCTACACTTGCCATCTCGTCAAAGTCCTTGATGATATTACGACTCAAAGCTG of the Prevotella melaninogenica genome contains:
- a CDS encoding BspA family leucine-rich repeat surface protein, which produces MKTSRLTLQRFCVIIIAMLGAFFAFPQRVQGQTIQAYVQQSPDKSTLTFYYDSQRSSRAGATWGVNDKDAQFNSIPLWAGEHSSPNTKTTKVVFDASFKNYRPTTTAYWFYFYQALTTIEGWDNLNTSDVTDMMSMFEKCSALETLDLKTFNTTKVVDMRAMFQDCSTLKTLNVTSFNTESVKLMGSMFENCSSLETLDLKSFDTKNVEDMGGLFKTCSTLKTLDLKSFDTRNVQSMSSMFKGCSALETLNLESFDTENVLYMTSMFEGCSALETLNLESFETNNVDDMRNLFYGCTALKSIEFKSFNTVKVKDMCNMFRECKSLETLNLNHFNTKKVENMAYMFKDCQKLTTIFSARAWECEYSPSMFTGCTKLKGVVAYNADNTDAAMANPETGYFKKVAQPYAQLSPDKTTLTFYGSVGKRWGNFFI
- a CDS encoding SusF/SusE family outer membrane protein yields the protein MGLKTFTKSILCCALFVVGALSAKAADCLVIVGEATWGGWNLGQSTVMQKSDENADVFKATVHLDANKEFKFLTELDWGKLEYRAGVSSVTLQSGVEAPLVSSDENADDNKFSVSESANYEIVCNLAEKTVVLTKATYQTTDLKHTALWMIGSATKGGWSIGEGTIMKADATNPAKFSARTELKAGELKFGTNVYAGFDQMFYLRDLSDEGKIVFGGDDNKWNITEEATYDVTVDVAAMTVSFTKVDPTAISTVETANNTPAVYYTLSGVKVEKPVAGVYVKCQGGKSVKVVVK
- a CDS encoding thiamine diphosphokinase translates to MIINNKKKNKNGQHQHIPNEHSVKHSPPFGGVGGGFSSVILAAGDFPTHALPLHILRTAENLIVCDGALKDLLEYDIEPTAVVGDGDSLSEELKQRYAHIYHPISEQEFNDLTKATLFARSHLKMDASTHTRPRFCYLGATGKREDHTLGNISLMLYYYRQLAIDPVMITDYGYFVAASGTTRFDSFPGQQVSIFNATCKELSSNGLKWDIYPFSELWQGTLNEALSNEFTIQADGDYLIYRTHKI
- the pnuC gene encoding nicotinamide riboside transporter PnuC translates to MTLDMLGCIVGLIYIYQEYKASIWLWLTGIIMPVIYMFVYYEAGLYADFGMQIYYTLAAIYGFLYWKFGRKKGAEEIPITRYPRRLILPSLLVFLVLWGALYLILIKFTNSTVPVLDSFGNALSFIGLWALAKKYIEQWWIWIVVDIELAGLYVYKEIPFTAGLYAFYAVIAVAGYFKWRRSLPQPLRKEGSANREDLP